In one Halorubrum sp. CBA1229 genomic region, the following are encoded:
- a CDS encoding ATPase, T2SS/T4P/T4SS family, whose translation MATEDAERSPQSPGEAAGAASASDAPVTRGRYSWRAFLTDRGRADAAAALYADVGEEPVVPASAVAAHAEDGTDRVLRASGVDEPFVADGDTPVSGHGTPDAGTLVVGDGHVVLSGDAVVPDGTSTAVVDSGPFDSEQESEPEPESEPDSTGEEGEAEYEGDPEDAVGGDDEDGDSDGDGDSDGDDDGGELAVGLGGVTGTVAVAAADVEMVPRRAPTPEEWARVDVDPSEFLGFDPSETGYRVRAAAAVGDVLWDRCSARYDLYSVPVLKGYYTWDDYRDEYFLDEDGNPPTEVNEEGEEVPLEFTHEDKTEALGFDPDRTEELLGAGGTAAEELADLVDERTVNVNPEVDEDEFFSTAAGDTTLANRYDLEKAVPMPKKTHFREIERYWVNKPYAFVIVFRSTKENEVKYYAVQPYRTEIETDLVEFLTGKLRTSIKYADEAIAGGDEEFRKDVIVDEALTLLDRYDLYEREAGDRGVIDDLVDEAVDRFGFDVTEGIAARITESLGYEPPTASESESTPSKILARPEPAVMAEDPETLSDHQVEKLLYYLKRDFIGYERIDPIKYDINVEDISCDGYNSPVFVYHSDYEQIITNVYHETDELDDFVVKLAQRSGKGISKRRPQVDATLPDGSRAQLTLGREVSDHGTNYTIRQFNDVPFTPIDLINWKTFSLDEMAFLWLSIENHKSLIFAGGTASGKTTSLNAVSLFIPSNAKIVSIEDTREVELPQRNWIASVTRPSFSDDDKGDIDEFDLLEAALRQRPDYIVMGEIRGEEGRTAFQVMSTGHTTYTTFHADTVGEVLKRFTTEPINVSKTMFTALDLVSVQTSTRVQGKKVRRNKSLTEINHYDAENDEINVQDVFQWQAETDEFLQMGDSNTLEDIMFDRGWSRETLNEELRKRRVVLAYLIDRGLNSYAQVAATFQAFINDPETVLALMANEGLERSLEDLREMESVLINVDRDKEEMVPRPDPDEAGREEVEQILDEAEDLFAEYRGRMPDSVADALLDVAPAVDVEASPDGDHETLEETAREAAALHPDALGPERPDTGADRDDAETDSATDGAVTDDGVTGDGVTGDDVTDSDAGAEAEPPSPDPDPSSSEPVRHDSFEGVADATPVDSDPRVGPTDRTPNADDSVGANGSEAPSEAADADAEDGAIDFDEPFDEGIDVLDPADEETDTPAVAPADRVGADALPDDSQLDEPGFGAPGTDDSGSDAGAGPDGEDSDASEGDVEDDEGDVGEGDVGDVDEPDEASEGDNDDEASGDDDEGDDEDDDIDDWGFGTVESPEER comes from the coding sequence ATGGCAACCGAGGACGCCGAGCGTTCGCCGCAGTCGCCCGGCGAGGCGGCCGGAGCGGCGTCAGCGTCCGACGCGCCCGTAACGAGGGGGCGCTACTCGTGGCGGGCGTTCCTGACCGACCGCGGCCGGGCCGACGCCGCGGCGGCGCTGTACGCAGACGTCGGCGAGGAGCCGGTAGTCCCGGCGAGCGCCGTCGCCGCGCACGCCGAAGACGGGACCGATCGCGTGCTCCGCGCCTCCGGCGTCGACGAGCCGTTCGTCGCCGACGGCGACACGCCGGTCTCCGGGCACGGGACGCCGGACGCGGGGACGCTCGTGGTCGGCGACGGCCACGTCGTGCTCAGCGGCGACGCCGTCGTCCCCGACGGGACGTCGACGGCGGTGGTGGACTCCGGGCCGTTCGACTCCGAACAGGAGTCCGAACCCGAACCCGAGTCCGAACCGGACTCGACGGGCGAGGAAGGCGAGGCGGAGTACGAGGGGGATCCGGAAGACGCGGTCGGCGGTGACGACGAGGACGGAGACAGCGACGGAGACGGAGACAGCGACGGGGACGACGATGGGGGCGAACTCGCGGTCGGTCTCGGCGGCGTGACCGGGACGGTCGCCGTCGCCGCCGCCGACGTCGAGATGGTCCCGAGACGCGCGCCGACCCCCGAGGAATGGGCGCGCGTCGACGTCGATCCGAGCGAGTTCCTCGGGTTCGACCCGTCGGAGACGGGGTACCGAGTCCGGGCCGCCGCGGCCGTCGGCGACGTCCTCTGGGACCGCTGTTCGGCGCGGTACGACCTCTACTCAGTGCCGGTTCTGAAGGGCTACTACACGTGGGACGACTACCGCGACGAGTACTTCCTCGACGAGGACGGGAACCCGCCGACCGAGGTGAACGAAGAGGGGGAAGAGGTGCCGCTCGAATTCACCCACGAGGACAAGACTGAGGCGCTGGGGTTCGACCCCGACCGGACCGAGGAGCTGTTGGGGGCCGGCGGGACCGCCGCCGAGGAGCTCGCCGATCTGGTCGACGAGCGGACGGTGAACGTGAACCCCGAGGTCGATGAGGACGAGTTCTTCTCGACGGCCGCGGGCGACACCACGCTCGCGAATCGCTACGACCTGGAGAAGGCGGTGCCGATGCCGAAGAAGACCCACTTCCGCGAGATCGAGCGCTACTGGGTGAACAAGCCGTACGCGTTCGTCATCGTGTTCCGCTCGACGAAGGAGAACGAGGTGAAGTACTACGCGGTCCAGCCGTACCGCACCGAGATCGAGACGGACCTCGTCGAGTTCCTGACGGGGAAGCTCCGGACCTCGATCAAGTACGCCGACGAGGCGATCGCGGGGGGCGACGAGGAGTTCCGCAAGGACGTCATCGTCGACGAGGCGCTCACCCTGCTCGACCGGTACGATCTCTACGAGCGCGAGGCGGGCGACCGCGGGGTGATCGACGACCTCGTCGACGAAGCGGTCGACCGGTTCGGGTTCGACGTCACGGAGGGGATCGCCGCCCGAATCACGGAGTCGCTCGGCTACGAGCCCCCGACGGCGTCGGAGTCGGAGTCGACGCCGAGCAAGATACTCGCCAGGCCCGAGCCGGCGGTGATGGCCGAAGATCCGGAGACGCTGTCGGACCATCAGGTCGAGAAGCTGCTGTACTACCTCAAGCGGGACTTCATCGGTTACGAGCGGATCGACCCGATCAAGTACGACATCAACGTGGAAGACATCTCCTGTGACGGGTACAACTCCCCCGTCTTCGTCTACCACTCCGACTACGAGCAGATCATCACCAACGTCTACCACGAGACCGACGAGCTCGACGACTTCGTGGTGAAGCTCGCGCAGCGCTCCGGGAAGGGGATCTCGAAGCGGCGCCCGCAGGTGGACGCCACGCTCCCGGACGGCTCCCGCGCCCAGCTCACGCTCGGCCGCGAGGTGTCGGACCACGGGACCAACTACACCATTCGGCAGTTCAACGACGTCCCCTTCACCCCGATCGACCTGATCAACTGGAAGACGTTCTCGCTCGACGAGATGGCCTTCCTGTGGCTCTCCATCGAGAACCACAAGAGCCTGATCTTCGCGGGCGGCACCGCCTCCGGGAAGACGACGAGCCTGAACGCGGTCTCCCTCTTTATCCCCTCGAACGCGAAGATCGTCTCCATCGAGGACACCCGCGAGGTCGAGCTCCCCCAGCGCAACTGGATCGCCTCCGTCACCCGCCCCTCCTTCTCCGACGACGACAAGGGCGACATCGACGAGTTCGACCTGCTGGAGGCCGCGCTCCGCCAGCGCCCGGACTACATCGTGATGGGCGAGATCCGCGGGGAGGAGGGCCGGACCGCCTTTCAGGTGATGTCGACGGGCCACACCACGTACACGACGTTCCACGCCGACACGGTCGGCGAGGTGCTCAAGCGGTTCACCACGGAGCCGATCAACGTCTCGAAGACGATGTTCACGGCCCTCGATTTAGTCTCCGTCCAGACGTCGACCCGGGTGCAGGGGAAGAAGGTGCGCCGGAACAAGTCGCTGACCGAGATCAACCACTACGACGCCGAGAACGACGAGATCAACGTCCAAGACGTGTTCCAGTGGCAGGCGGAGACGGACGAGTTCCTCCAGATGGGCGACTCCAACACCCTCGAGGACATCATGTTCGACCGCGGATGGAGCCGCGAGACGCTGAACGAGGAGCTCCGGAAGCGCCGGGTCGTGTTGGCGTATCTCATCGACCGCGGGCTCAACAGCTACGCGCAGGTGGCCGCGACGTTTCAGGCGTTCATCAACGACCCCGAGACGGTGCTCGCGCTGATGGCCAACGAGGGGCTGGAGCGCTCGCTGGAGGACCTCCGGGAGATGGAGTCCGTCCTCATCAACGTCGACCGCGACAAGGAGGAGATGGTGCCCCGACCGGACCCGGACGAGGCGGGCCGGGAGGAGGTCGAGCAGATCCTCGACGAGGCCGAGGACCTGTTCGCGGAGTACCGGGGTCGGATGCCCGACTCCGTCGCCGACGCGCTGCTCGACGTGGCCCCCGCCGTCGACGTCGAGGCGTCGCCGGACGGGGACCACGAGACGCTCGAAGAGACGGCCCGCGAGGCGGCCGCGCTCCACCCCGATGCGCTCGGCCCGGAGCGCCCCGACACCGGCGCGGACAGGGACGACGCAGAGACCGACAGCGCAACGGACGGAGCCGTGACTGACGACGGCGTAACGGGAGACGGCGTAACGGGAGACGACGTGACGGACAGCGACGCGGGCGCCGAGGCCGAGCCTCCCTCCCCCGACCCCGATCCCTCGTCGTCGGAACCGGTTCGTCACGACAGCTTCGAGGGAGTGGCCGACGCGACCCCGGTCGACAGCGACCCGAGGGTCGGTCCGACCGATCGAACGCCGAACGCAGACGACTCGGTGGGCGCAAACGGGTCGGAGGCACCGAGTGAGGCCGCCGACGCGGACGCGGAGGACGGAGCGATTGACTTCGACGAACCGTTCGACGAGGGGATCGACGTGTTGGACCCGGCCGACGAGGAGACCGATACGCCTGCGGTCGCTCCCGCTGATAGGGTCGGCGCCGACGCGCTTCCCGACGACTCCCAGCTTGACGAACCGGGGTTCGGCGCCCCCGGAACCGACGATTCCGGGAGCGATGCCGGAGCCGGTCCCGACGGCGAGGACTCGGACGCGAGCGAGGGCGACGTGGAAGATGACGAGGGCGACGTGGGCGAGGGCGATGTGGGCGACGTGGACGAGCCCGATGAGGCTAGCGAGGGGGACAACGATGACGAAGCGAGCGGGGACGACGACGAGGGGGACGACGAGGACGACGACATCGACGACTGGGGGTTCGGCACGGTCGAGTCCCCGGAGGAGCGGTAG
- a CDS encoding DUF1405 domain-containing protein, translated as MTRPDDASALRSLGRLRRPAVRRRVRAAIAEELLGTSRSLGVVLAFVAFMLAVGVGYYVPTAGDVPVPLWPLYADSAVAVALGGAVLLTLVPTVRTDGSAVADAPTSRPLAYLQTLAFVWLITFGLWPLVSLNLAFSQYVAAPNAWIYYWGVLGTHLCFVGLALLFPVFGRTTRGALAVAAAVAVGNVALDYGLGYHPPLLYEPGPLLAGATLAIAGFAVWLAWRSFPRLGEGD; from the coding sequence GTGACGCGCCCCGACGACGCCTCGGCGCTCCGCTCGCTCGGTCGGCTCAGGCGGCCGGCCGTCCGGCGTCGCGTCCGCGCGGCGATCGCCGAGGAGCTGCTCGGTACGTCCCGCAGCCTCGGCGTCGTGCTCGCGTTCGTCGCGTTCATGCTCGCGGTGGGTGTCGGCTACTACGTCCCGACCGCCGGCGACGTGCCGGTCCCGCTGTGGCCGCTGTACGCGGACTCGGCGGTCGCGGTCGCGCTCGGCGGCGCCGTCCTGCTGACGCTCGTCCCGACGGTTCGGACCGACGGGAGCGCGGTCGCCGACGCGCCGACGTCGAGGCCGCTGGCGTACCTCCAGACGCTCGCGTTCGTCTGGCTGATCACGTTCGGCCTCTGGCCGCTGGTCTCGCTGAACCTCGCCTTCTCCCAGTACGTGGCGGCCCCCAACGCCTGGATCTACTACTGGGGCGTGCTCGGCACGCACCTCTGTTTCGTCGGGCTCGCGCTGCTGTTCCCGGTGTTCGGTCGGACGACGCGCGGCGCGCTCGCCGTCGCCGCCGCCGTCGCCGTCGGCAACGTCGCCCTCGATTACGGACTCGGCTACCACCCGCCCCTCTTATATGAGCCCGGACCCCTGCTGGCGGGCGCGACGCTCGCGATCGCCGGGTTCGCGGTGTGGCTCGCGTGGCGGTCGTTCCCGCGGCTCGGCGAGGGCGACTGA
- the tatA gene encoding twin-arginine translocase TatA/TatE family subunit, with the protein MISAIPLIGGIPAGPELLIILLVLVLLFGANKIPKLARSTGQAMGEFKKGREEVEDELKQMQDGDEDDSSVSTDSTDDEELEDLETEKETSA; encoded by the coding sequence ATGATAAGTGCGATTCCACTGATCGGCGGCATCCCGGCGGGTCCGGAGCTCCTCATTATCCTGCTCGTGCTGGTTCTCCTGTTCGGGGCGAACAAGATTCCGAAGCTCGCCCGGTCGACCGGCCAGGCGATGGGCGAGTTCAAGAAGGGACGCGAGGAGGTCGAAGACGAACTGAAACAGATGCAGGACGGCGACGAGGACGACTCGTCCGTCAGCACGGATTCGACCGACGACGAGGAACTCGAAGACCTCGAAACCGAGAAAGAGACGAGCGCGTAA
- a CDS encoding redoxin domain-containing protein: MTAVGDDAPDFTASLVDDDIEPFRLADHLGDEPVVLAFFPAAFSNTCTDEMEALRDGFDRDDCTLFGVSTDLPHALAAYRSQYELPFSLVADTEHRAIEAYDVIESFEDYGVDTVAQRAVFVIDGDGVVTYRWLAEHSGQEPEYDALADAVAEAAA, from the coding sequence ATGACAGCCGTCGGCGACGACGCCCCCGACTTCACCGCCTCGCTCGTGGACGACGATATCGAACCGTTCCGGCTGGCCGACCACCTCGGCGACGAGCCCGTGGTGCTCGCCTTCTTCCCGGCCGCGTTCTCGAACACCTGCACCGACGAGATGGAGGCGCTCCGCGACGGATTCGACCGCGACGACTGCACGCTGTTCGGCGTGAGCACCGACCTCCCGCACGCGCTCGCGGCCTACCGGTCGCAGTACGAGCTCCCGTTCTCGCTCGTCGCCGACACCGAACACCGCGCGATCGAGGCGTACGACGTCATCGAGTCGTTCGAGGACTACGGCGTCGACACGGTCGCGCAGCGGGCCGTCTTCGTGATCGACGGTGACGGCGTCGTGACGTACCGCTGGCTCGCGGAGCACTCGGGCCAGGAGCCGGAGTACGACGCGCTGGCTGACGCGGTCGCCGAGGCGGCCGCGTAG
- a CDS encoding AMP-binding protein, whose amino-acid sequence MDEYEGIDEVVHEPSAAFAESTNVAAFMREYDIDDYEALIERTTSEVPGEPASGVDWFWDEIVDYLDIDFYIEYDAVRDSADRSSAGNRTQSGDDSDGPQFTDWYPGGEINVAHNVVDRHAAVDSPNRNRVALIWEGEPGDVREITFHELARQTNRVANYLESVGVGTGDTVALYMPMVPEVVSILYGCLKVGAIAVPIFSGFGTEATATRIADAEPSVLFTGDGFYRRGSEVRLKATADEAIANAGHVEHAVVYDRLGATPDGDSDDPVPWDPERDVTWEEAIASRSTDYETKRLPSDQESMLLYSSGTTGEPKGIVHTHAGVLTQCAKEIHFGFDQKPADRFFWVSDIGWMMGPWTLIGNHAFGGTVVMYEGAPDHPEPDRFWELIDRHGITQFGISPTAIRALRKHGDEWVEGHDLSSLRILGSTGEPWDPESWRWFYDAIGGGDCPIINISGGTEICGCFLMPMPNQPLKPCTLGGPGLGMDIDIVDESGESVKEAGERGYLVARDSCPSMTKSLWSGDERYLEEYWSTWDDLWDHGDFAQKDADGFWFLHGRADDALNVAGRKVGPAEIEGVLIDHDAVNQAAAVGVPDDTTGTAVVAYVVLEPGVEPSDELREELRAVVGDEHGKPFRPRELLFVDAFPKTQSGKIIRRAIESVYKGEDPGDLSSMENPESLDDLRDAA is encoded by the coding sequence ATGGACGAGTACGAGGGGATAGACGAGGTCGTACACGAGCCGAGCGCGGCGTTCGCCGAGTCGACGAACGTCGCCGCGTTCATGCGCGAGTACGACATCGACGACTACGAGGCGCTGATCGAACGCACCACCTCGGAGGTCCCGGGCGAGCCGGCCTCCGGCGTCGACTGGTTCTGGGACGAGATCGTCGACTACCTCGACATCGATTTTTATATCGAGTACGACGCGGTCCGCGACAGCGCGGATCGGAGCTCCGCGGGCAACCGGACGCAGTCCGGTGACGACAGCGACGGCCCGCAGTTCACCGACTGGTACCCCGGCGGCGAGATCAACGTCGCGCACAACGTTGTCGACAGACACGCCGCGGTCGACTCGCCGAACCGCAACCGAGTCGCGCTGATCTGGGAGGGGGAGCCCGGCGACGTCCGCGAAATAACCTTCCACGAGCTGGCCCGGCAGACGAACCGCGTCGCCAACTACCTGGAGTCCGTCGGCGTCGGGACCGGGGACACGGTGGCGCTGTACATGCCGATGGTGCCCGAGGTCGTCTCGATCCTCTACGGCTGCCTGAAAGTGGGCGCGATCGCGGTGCCGATCTTCTCCGGGTTCGGCACCGAGGCGACGGCGACCCGGATCGCCGACGCCGAGCCGTCGGTCCTCTTCACGGGCGACGGCTTCTACCGCCGGGGCAGCGAGGTCCGGCTGAAGGCGACGGCCGACGAGGCGATCGCGAACGCGGGCCACGTCGAACACGCGGTGGTGTACGACCGGCTGGGCGCCACTCCCGACGGTGACTCGGACGACCCCGTCCCGTGGGACCCGGAGCGAGACGTTACCTGGGAGGAGGCGATCGCGTCGCGATCGACCGACTACGAGACGAAGCGGCTCCCCAGCGACCAGGAGTCCATGCTGCTGTACTCCTCGGGGACGACGGGCGAGCCGAAGGGGATCGTCCACACCCACGCGGGCGTTCTCACACAGTGCGCCAAGGAGATCCACTTCGGCTTCGACCAGAAGCCCGCCGACCGGTTCTTCTGGGTCTCCGACATCGGTTGGATGATGGGGCCGTGGACGCTGATCGGGAACCACGCGTTCGGCGGGACGGTGGTGATGTACGAGGGTGCGCCCGACCACCCCGAGCCCGACCGCTTCTGGGAGCTGATCGACCGACACGGAATCACGCAGTTCGGCATCTCGCCGACGGCGATCCGCGCGCTCCGCAAGCACGGGGACGAGTGGGTGGAGGGGCACGACCTCTCCTCGCTCCGGATCCTCGGCTCCACCGGAGAGCCGTGGGACCCCGAGTCGTGGCGGTGGTTCTACGACGCGATCGGCGGCGGCGACTGCCCGATAATCAACATCTCCGGCGGCACCGAGATCTGCGGCTGCTTCCTGATGCCGATGCCGAACCAACCGCTGAAACCCTGCACGCTCGGGGGACCGGGGCTCGGGATGGACATCGACATCGTCGACGAGAGCGGCGAGTCGGTGAAGGAGGCGGGCGAGCGCGGCTATCTCGTCGCGCGCGACTCCTGCCCGTCGATGACGAAGTCGCTGTGGTCCGGCGACGAGCGCTACCTCGAGGAGTACTGGTCGACGTGGGACGACCTCTGGGACCACGGCGACTTCGCCCAGAAGGACGCCGACGGATTCTGGTTCCTCCACGGTCGCGCCGACGACGCGTTAAACGTCGCCGGCCGGAAGGTTGGCCCGGCCGAGATCGAAGGCGTGCTCATCGATCACGACGCCGTCAACCAGGCGGCCGCGGTGGGCGTCCCCGACGACACCACCGGTACCGCGGTGGTCGCGTACGTCGTCCTCGAACCGGGCGTCGAGCCGAGCGACGAGCTCCGCGAGGAGCTGCGGGCGGTCGTCGGCGACGAGCACGGGAAGCCGTTCCGGCCGCGCGAGCTGCTGTTCGTCGACGCCTTCCCGAAGACGCAGTCCGGGAAGATCATCCGCCGCGCGATCGAGTCGGTTTATAAGGGTGAGGATCCCGGCGACCTCTCCTCGATGGAGAACCCGGAGTCCCTAGACGACCTCCGCGACGCGGCCTGA